Proteins found in one Streptomyces sp. NBC_00461 genomic segment:
- a CDS encoding ABC transporter permease, which produces MSAATATAATATAPAAADARIPLRGHLRHTSALIRRNLLWIKQDPESMFDALLMPVIFTLLFVYVFGGSIGQALGGGQDGYVQYVIPGMIAMMSMSLSQGVGTGFSQDFNSGVMDRFRSLPIGRGSVLFAKIAVELARMLFATTVLMIVAVLVGFHINHWGGLFAAVGLSAVFASSIMWVFLTLGVTLKNAQSVQAMGFLVLFPLQFGSSIFAPTNSMPGWLQAFTDYNPLSTLADAARGLMVGGPVAHDLWVTLGWSVAITAVAAPYAIHKFRTKS; this is translated from the coding sequence ATGAGCGCCGCAACCGCCACCGCCGCCACCGCCACCGCTCCGGCCGCCGCCGACGCCCGTATCCCGCTGCGCGGCCACCTGCGCCACACCAGCGCCCTGATCCGCCGCAACCTGCTGTGGATCAAGCAGGACCCCGAGTCGATGTTCGACGCGCTGCTGATGCCGGTCATCTTCACCCTGCTGTTCGTGTACGTCTTCGGCGGCTCGATCGGGCAGGCCCTGGGCGGCGGTCAGGACGGGTACGTGCAGTACGTCATCCCGGGCATGATCGCGATGATGAGCATGTCGCTGTCCCAGGGCGTCGGCACCGGGTTCAGCCAGGACTTCAACTCCGGTGTCATGGACCGCTTCCGGTCGCTGCCGATCGGCCGCGGCTCGGTGCTGTTCGCGAAGATCGCGGTCGAGCTGGCGCGGATGCTGTTCGCGACCACCGTGCTGATGATCGTCGCCGTCCTGGTCGGGTTCCACATCAACCACTGGGGCGGTCTGTTCGCGGCCGTGGGCCTGTCCGCGGTGTTCGCCTCCTCGATCATGTGGGTGTTCCTCACCCTGGGCGTGACCCTGAAGAACGCGCAGTCCGTGCAGGCGATGGGCTTCCTGGTCCTCTTCCCCCTGCAGTTCGGCTCGTCGATCTTCGCGCCGACGAACTCGATGCCGGGCTGGCTGCAGGCCTTCACCGACTACAACCCGCTGTCCACGCTCGCGGACGCGGCCCGCGGACTGATGGTCGGCGGCCCGGTCGCGCACGACCTGTGGGTGACCCTGGGCTGGTCGGTGGCGATCACCGCGGTGGCGGCGCCCTACGCGATCCACAAGTTCCGTACCAAGAGCTGA
- a CDS encoding BTAD domain-containing putative transcriptional regulator, whose product MDPVRYRILGTAQALRPDGTPVQVGGARLRALLTVLALRAGRTVPAGVLVDEVWGADPPADAPGALQALVGRLRRALGADAVASAEGGYRLTARPDDVDLHRFERLTGEGTRALADGDPAKAAVVLDDALGLWRGPALTDLPDRTAEAARWDARRLDALRARHTAALALGHAEQSLPELTALCDTHPLDEPLQVLRLRALRDAGRTAEALDAYDDVRRLLADRLGSDPGPELAALHGELLAGGSPGAAAGGPAVAPPAAGPGAPPRGNLRARLTSFVGREADIDAIRGDLASARLVTLLGPGGAGKTRLSQEAAESVRDAARDGVWLAELAPLDDPDAVPEAVLTAVGARETVLYGAGAEAMRAAGSDRNDDPLERLAEHCGRRRMLIVLDNCEHVVDAAARLVEELLERCPELTVLATSREPLGVPGEVLRPVEPLPEPVALRLLADRGAAARPGFRIDEDPEACAEICLRLDGLPLAIELAAARLRMLTPRQIADRLDDRFRLLTSGSRTVLPRQQTLRAVVDWSWELLDEAERDVLRRLSVFAGGCELAAAEAVCGSAALEALGSLVDKSLVVAAPSGSGDMRYRLLETVGEYAGERLDEAGQRAESERAHLTYYRELARTTDPLLRGPGQLAAIGLLEREYENLRTALRHAVSERDEQEGLCLVLSLAWYWQMRDVRIEARNWCVEVMALGPDPFAAPVRRAAPVWQRCTDVPPPLTGELLAEARRGVHLAHLACMDTELEAWDSPQAKERLRLITEVYEPGAPQICRTPGMVWFYAVMLTGGVLRLPAILDASVHTCRTTPGMEWELAATLQMRANVLANRSDWAGDAARDADESLEIFQRIGDLWGTAEALSARGEARERIGEHRRAADDYESAIEHAERLGANAQMAVLGARLGAALIEAGEAEEGERILREVIEMPFGPGNEAMPAARMFLAGRLAMTDRLTEAREQLRLLRVEFSSSHFVVFDAFILGSEAWVEAVDGNLEASLDKARQAMRRAGDPVSEAIAPHMWPMYLALSAIGLAGSDGGSRALDAARCIGAARAALPSGHVPTSLERAVYERAERQVRAVLGDQAYETAHAEGGGLSPEEATALV is encoded by the coding sequence ATGGATCCCGTGCGCTATCGCATCCTCGGCACCGCTCAGGCTCTCCGCCCCGACGGCACCCCCGTCCAGGTCGGCGGGGCACGGCTGCGTGCTCTGCTGACCGTGCTCGCGCTACGGGCCGGTCGCACGGTCCCCGCCGGCGTCCTGGTCGACGAGGTGTGGGGCGCCGATCCGCCCGCCGACGCACCGGGCGCGCTGCAGGCGCTGGTCGGCCGTCTGCGCCGGGCGCTCGGCGCGGACGCCGTGGCCTCCGCCGAGGGCGGTTACCGGCTCACGGCCCGGCCCGACGACGTCGACCTGCACCGTTTCGAGCGGCTGACCGGCGAGGGCACGCGCGCGCTGGCCGACGGCGACCCCGCCAAGGCGGCCGTCGTCCTCGACGACGCCCTCGGCCTGTGGCGCGGCCCGGCCCTCACCGACCTCCCCGACCGCACCGCCGAGGCGGCCCGCTGGGACGCCCGCCGCCTGGACGCCCTGCGCGCCCGCCACACCGCTGCCCTCGCCCTGGGCCACGCCGAGCAGTCCCTGCCCGAACTGACCGCCCTCTGCGACACCCACCCCCTCGACGAACCCCTCCAGGTGCTGCGCCTGCGCGCCCTGCGCGACGCGGGCCGTACGGCGGAGGCGCTGGACGCCTACGACGACGTACGGCGGCTGCTGGCGGACCGGCTGGGCTCCGATCCCGGTCCCGAACTGGCCGCTCTGCACGGGGAGTTGCTGGCAGGAGGCAGCCCCGGGGCCGCAGCCGGTGGGCCGGCCGTCGCCCCGCCCGCCGCCGGCCCCGGTGCCCCGCCGCGCGGTAACCTCCGCGCCCGCCTGACCTCCTTCGTCGGCCGGGAGGCCGACATCGATGCCATTCGGGGTGATCTCGCGTCGGCCCGGCTCGTCACGCTGCTCGGGCCGGGCGGGGCCGGGAAGACACGGTTGTCGCAGGAGGCCGCCGAGAGCGTGCGGGACGCGGCCCGGGACGGGGTGTGGCTGGCCGAACTCGCGCCCCTGGACGACCCGGACGCCGTACCGGAGGCCGTGCTCACCGCGGTGGGAGCCCGCGAGACCGTGCTGTACGGCGCCGGAGCGGAAGCCATGCGGGCGGCCGGCAGCGACCGCAACGACGATCCGCTGGAGCGGCTCGCCGAGCACTGCGGCAGGCGTCGCATGCTGATCGTCCTCGACAACTGCGAGCACGTCGTCGACGCGGCCGCCCGGCTCGTCGAGGAGCTCTTGGAGCGCTGCCCGGAGCTGACGGTGCTCGCCACGAGCCGTGAACCCCTAGGCGTACCGGGGGAGGTGCTGCGGCCCGTGGAACCACTGCCGGAACCGGTGGCCCTGCGGCTGCTCGCCGACCGGGGCGCCGCCGCCAGGCCCGGGTTCCGCATCGACGAGGATCCCGAGGCGTGCGCCGAGATCTGCCTGCGGCTCGACGGACTGCCCCTGGCCATCGAGCTCGCCGCCGCCCGGCTCCGTATGCTGACGCCCCGCCAGATCGCCGACCGGCTCGACGACCGCTTCCGGCTGCTCACCTCCGGCAGCCGTACGGTCCTGCCCCGCCAGCAGACCCTGCGCGCCGTCGTCGACTGGTCCTGGGAGCTGCTCGACGAGGCCGAACGGGACGTGCTGCGCCGTCTGTCGGTGTTCGCCGGCGGCTGCGAACTCGCCGCCGCCGAGGCCGTGTGCGGGTCCGCAGCGCTGGAAGCCCTCGGTTCGCTCGTCGACAAGTCCCTGGTCGTGGCTGCCCCTTCGGGCAGTGGGGACATGCGCTACCGGCTGCTCGAAACCGTCGGCGAGTACGCCGGCGAGCGGCTCGACGAGGCCGGGCAGCGGGCCGAGTCCGAGCGCGCCCACCTGACGTACTACCGCGAACTCGCCCGCACCACCGACCCGTTGCTCCGCGGCCCCGGCCAACTCGCCGCCATCGGACTGCTGGAGCGCGAGTACGAGAACCTCCGCACCGCCCTGCGCCACGCCGTCAGCGAGCGTGACGAACAGGAAGGCCTCTGTCTCGTCCTGTCGCTGGCCTGGTACTGGCAGATGCGCGACGTGCGGATCGAGGCGCGCAACTGGTGTGTCGAGGTCATGGCCCTCGGCCCCGACCCCTTCGCCGCGCCCGTCCGGCGGGCCGCCCCGGTCTGGCAGCGCTGCACCGACGTCCCGCCCCCGCTGACCGGCGAACTCCTCGCCGAGGCCCGGCGCGGTGTCCATCTCGCCCATCTGGCCTGCATGGACACCGAGTTGGAGGCCTGGGACTCCCCGCAGGCGAAGGAGAGGCTGCGCCTGATCACCGAGGTGTACGAACCCGGCGCCCCGCAGATCTGCCGCACCCCGGGCATGGTCTGGTTCTACGCGGTGATGCTGACCGGAGGCGTGTTGCGGCTGCCCGCCATCCTCGACGCCTCGGTCCACACCTGCCGCACCACCCCCGGCATGGAGTGGGAGCTCGCGGCCACGCTCCAGATGCGCGCCAACGTCCTGGCCAACCGCAGCGACTGGGCGGGCGACGCGGCCCGCGACGCCGACGAGTCACTGGAGATCTTCCAGCGCATCGGCGACCTGTGGGGCACGGCCGAAGCGCTCTCGGCGCGGGGCGAGGCCCGTGAACGCATCGGCGAGCACCGGCGCGCCGCCGACGACTACGAGTCGGCGATCGAGCATGCCGAACGGCTCGGTGCCAACGCCCAGATGGCGGTGCTGGGTGCCCGGCTCGGGGCCGCGCTCATTGAGGCGGGCGAGGCCGAGGAGGGCGAGCGGATCCTGCGCGAGGTGATCGAGATGCCGTTCGGCCCGGGCAACGAGGCCATGCCCGCCGCCCGGATGTTCCTCGCGGGCCGGCTCGCCATGACCGACCGGCTCACCGAGGCGCGCGAGCAACTGCGGCTGCTGCGTGTGGAGTTCAGCAGCTCACACTTCGTCGTCTTCGACGCGTTCATACTCGGCTCGGAGGCCTGGGTGGAGGCGGTCGACGGCAATCTTGAGGCTTCCCTGGACAAGGCCCGGCAGGCCATGCGGCGGGCCGGCGATCCGGTGTCCGAGGCCATCGCCCCGCACATGTGGCCCATGTACCTGGCCCTCTCCGCGATCGGCCTGGCCGGGTCGGACGGCGGCAGCCGGGCCCTTGATGCCGCCCGCTGCATCGGGGCGGCCCGGGCAGCCCTGCCGTCGGGCCATGTCCCGACCTCCCTGGAACGCGCGGTGTACGAGCGCGCGGAGCGGCAGGTGCGGGCCGTCCTCGGCGACCAGGCGTACGAGACCGCGCACGCCGAGGGCGGCGGCCTCTCTCCCGAGGAGGCCACCGCCCTGGTGTGA
- a CDS encoding endonuclease/exonuclease/phosphatase family protein — protein sequence MAQQAYMTETDNGGSGPERRGDRFRRLMSRLVSGWRGDPRIWRRGIILAAVAVLLALIMLLHARIPNRIGNLGSLTETFLPWLGLLVPVLFLLALVRRSATALIAVVLPAIVWLNLFGGLLSDKTGSGGDLTVATHNVNADNPDPSGTARDVAASGADVVALEELTASAVPVYEKALASTYRYHSVQGTVGLWSKDPMTDVRAVDIKLGWTRAMRATVTTPEGPVAVYAAHLPSVRVKMEAGFTARQRDKSANALGEAIADEPLKRKVLLGDLNGTMNDRALNGVTSQMRSTQGAAGSGFGFSWPASFPMARIDQIMVQGVEPVSSWTLPATGSDHLPIAARVSLDTES from the coding sequence ATGGCGCAGCAGGCGTACATGACGGAGACGGACAACGGCGGCTCGGGGCCCGAGCGCCGCGGAGACCGGTTCCGGCGCCTGATGAGCCGCCTGGTCTCCGGATGGCGCGGCGATCCGAGAATCTGGCGCCGAGGCATCATCCTCGCCGCCGTCGCGGTGCTCCTCGCCCTGATCATGCTGCTGCACGCGCGGATCCCGAACCGCATCGGCAACCTGGGCAGCCTCACCGAGACCTTCCTGCCCTGGCTGGGCCTCCTGGTCCCGGTGCTGTTCCTGCTCGCCCTGGTGCGCAGGTCGGCGACCGCGCTGATCGCGGTGGTGCTTCCGGCGATCGTGTGGCTGAACCTCTTCGGCGGTCTGCTCTCCGACAAGACCGGCAGTGGCGGTGACCTGACCGTCGCCACGCACAACGTCAACGCCGACAACCCCGACCCGTCGGGCACGGCCCGCGACGTGGCCGCGTCCGGCGCGGACGTGGTGGCCCTGGAGGAGCTGACCGCGTCGGCGGTCCCGGTGTACGAGAAGGCGCTTGCGTCGACGTACAGGTACCACTCGGTGCAGGGCACCGTCGGCCTGTGGAGCAAGGACCCGATGACCGACGTCAGGGCCGTCGACATCAAGCTGGGCTGGACGCGCGCGATGCGCGCCACGGTCACCACGCCCGAGGGACCGGTCGCCGTCTACGCCGCCCATCTCCCGTCGGTGCGCGTGAAGATGGAGGCCGGGTTCACTGCCCGCCAGCGCGACAAGAGTGCCAACGCCCTGGGCGAGGCCATCGCCGACGAACCGCTGAAGCGGAAGGTGCTGCTCGGCGACCTGAACGGCACGATGAACGACCGTGCCCTGAACGGCGTCACCTCCCAGATGCGCTCCACGCAGGGTGCGGCGGGCAGCGGCTTCGGGTTCAGCTGGCCGGCCTCGTTCCCGATGGCGAGGATCGACCAGATCATGGTCCAGGGCGTCGAGCCCGTGAGCTCGTGGACGCTGCCCGCGACCGGCAGCGACCATCTGCCGATCGCGGCCCGTGTGAGCCTCGACACCGAGTCCTGA
- a CDS encoding MFS transporter — translation MTTPPVPATRVPEAVYRRRWAILGVLMLSLLIVVLDNSILNVAIKTISTPAPTGLGATQSELEWAINAYTLVFAGLLFTAGLLGDRLGRKKVLLGGLAVFGIGSALAAESGSATQLIAFRALMGLGAAFVMPATLAVLMNVFERDEQPKAIGIWAGGVGLAIAIGPITGGVLLDHFWWGSVFLINVPIVLLALGLMLWLVPDSRDPKPGRVDPVGVVLSVVGLVLLVYGIIKGGELADFTDVKVLSTIAAGVVVLAAFIVFEKRSDHPSLDVTYFKNKVFSAAMAAIALVFFALMGVTFFSVFYTQSVRGYSPLQTGLLMLPLAAAQLIFAPRARLVVDRFGNRATTTGGMVIIAAMLAAFATLDVDTPIWLLEVIFFLMGTGMAHIMTPTSVVIMQALPREKAGSASALSNTFRQVGGALGIAVLGSVLSTAYRNGIEGKLGLLPPALRDTAGESIEATLGVAAKLGPQGRALVTPANDAFLHAMHVTALWGAGVAVIGAVVVAVFLPGKPPARQEGEGAQELVTAAE, via the coding sequence ATGACGACTCCACCCGTTCCCGCCACCCGGGTACCCGAAGCCGTGTACCGGCGCCGCTGGGCGATCCTCGGCGTTCTGATGCTGAGCCTGCTGATCGTGGTGCTCGACAACTCGATCCTGAACGTCGCCATCAAGACGATCTCGACGCCGGCCCCGACCGGCCTGGGCGCCACGCAGAGCGAGCTGGAGTGGGCGATCAACGCCTACACGCTCGTCTTCGCGGGACTGCTGTTCACCGCGGGCCTGCTGGGCGACCGGCTGGGGCGCAAGAAGGTCCTGCTCGGCGGTCTCGCCGTGTTCGGCATCGGGTCGGCGCTGGCCGCCGAGTCCGGCTCGGCGACCCAGCTCATCGCCTTCCGTGCACTGATGGGCCTCGGTGCGGCCTTCGTCATGCCGGCCACCCTCGCGGTCCTGATGAACGTCTTCGAACGCGACGAGCAGCCCAAGGCCATCGGCATCTGGGCGGGCGGCGTCGGTCTCGCCATCGCCATAGGGCCCATCACCGGCGGTGTGCTCCTCGACCACTTCTGGTGGGGCTCCGTCTTCCTCATCAACGTGCCGATCGTGCTCCTCGCCCTGGGGCTGATGCTGTGGCTGGTCCCCGACTCCCGCGATCCGAAGCCCGGCCGCGTCGACCCCGTCGGTGTCGTCCTGTCCGTGGTCGGACTCGTCCTGCTCGTCTACGGCATCATCAAGGGCGGCGAGCTCGCCGACTTCACGGACGTCAAGGTGCTGTCGACCATCGCCGCCGGCGTCGTGGTCCTCGCCGCGTTCATCGTGTTCGAGAAGCGCAGCGACCACCCGTCGCTCGACGTCACGTACTTCAAGAACAAGGTCTTCTCGGCCGCCATGGCCGCCATCGCGCTGGTCTTCTTCGCGCTCATGGGCGTGACCTTCTTCTCGGTCTTCTACACCCAGAGCGTGCGCGGCTACTCGCCGCTGCAGACCGGTCTGCTGATGCTGCCGCTGGCCGCCGCCCAGCTGATCTTCGCGCCGCGCGCCCGGCTGGTCGTCGACCGCTTCGGCAACCGGGCCACCACCACGGGCGGCATGGTGATCATCGCGGCGATGCTGGCCGCGTTCGCCACGCTGGACGTGGACACCCCGATCTGGCTCCTGGAAGTCATCTTCTTCCTCATGGGCACCGGCATGGCGCACATCATGACGCCGACCAGCGTCGTGATCATGCAGGCCCTGCCCCGCGAGAAGGCGGGCTCCGCGTCCGCGCTCAGCAACACCTTCCGTCAGGTCGGAGGCGCGCTCGGCATCGCGGTCCTCGGCTCGGTCCTGTCCACGGCCTACCGCAACGGCATCGAGGGCAAGCTCGGCCTGCTGCCCCCCGCCCTGCGCGACACCGCCGGCGAGTCCATCGAGGCCACGCTCGGCGTCGCCGCCAAGCTCGGCCCGCAGGGCAGGGCGCTGGTCACCCCGGCCAACGACGCGTTCCTGCACGCGATGCACGTCACCGCGCTGTGGGGCGCGGGCGTGGCGGTGATCGGCGCGGTCGTCGTGGCGGTGTTCCTGCCCGGGAAGCCGCCGGCCCGTCAGGAGGGCGAAGGAGCCCAGGAGTTGGTCACCGCGGCGGAATAA
- the panB gene encoding 3-methyl-2-oxobutanoate hydroxymethyltransferase, whose protein sequence is MTQLSAAQTVQNRPSDGSKALYGGKGTRRITVRDIALAKERGEKWPMLTAYDAMTASVFDEAGIPVLLVGDSAGNCHLGYETTVPVTLDEMTMLSAAVVRGTQRALIVGDLPFGSYQEGPVQALRSATRLVKEAGVGAVKLEGGERSHEQIRLLVESGIPVMAHIGLTPQSVNAMGYRVQGRGEEAAQQLLRDAKSVQDAGAFAVVLELVPAELAAEVTRVLHIPTVGIGAGPETDAQVLVWTDMLGLTPGRVPKFVKKYAALREVMGDAVKEFAQDVVGGTFPSEENSVH, encoded by the coding sequence ATGACGCAGCTTTCGGCTGCCCAGACTGTCCAGAACAGGCCCTCCGACGGCAGCAAGGCGCTGTACGGGGGGAAGGGCACACGCCGTATCACCGTTCGCGACATCGCCCTCGCCAAGGAACGCGGCGAGAAGTGGCCCATGCTCACCGCCTACGACGCGATGACCGCGTCCGTCTTCGACGAGGCCGGCATCCCGGTGCTCCTCGTCGGCGACTCGGCGGGCAACTGCCACCTCGGGTACGAGACGACCGTGCCGGTCACCCTCGACGAGATGACCATGCTGTCGGCGGCCGTGGTACGCGGCACCCAGCGCGCCCTGATCGTCGGCGACCTCCCCTTCGGCTCCTACCAGGAGGGCCCGGTGCAGGCGCTGCGCTCGGCGACCCGGCTGGTCAAGGAGGCCGGCGTCGGGGCGGTCAAGCTGGAGGGCGGCGAGCGCTCGCACGAACAGATCCGCCTCCTGGTGGAGTCCGGCATCCCGGTCATGGCCCACATCGGCCTCACCCCGCAGTCCGTCAACGCCATGGGCTACCGCGTGCAGGGGCGCGGCGAGGAGGCGGCCCAGCAGCTGTTGCGGGACGCGAAGTCCGTGCAGGACGCGGGCGCGTTCGCGGTGGTCCTTGAGCTGGTGCCGGCGGAGTTGGCGGCCGAGGTGACGCGGGTGCTGCACATCCCGACCGTCGGTATCGGCGCCGGGCCGGAGACGGACGCGCAGGTGCTGGTCTGGACGGACATGCTGGGCCTGACCCCTGGCCGGGTCCCGAAGTTCGTCAAGAAGTACGCGGCCCTGCGCGAGGTCATGGGCGACGCGGTCAAGGAGTTCGCCCAGGACGTGGTCGGCGGGACGTTCCCGTCGGAGGAGAACTCCGTCCACTAG
- a CDS encoding ATP-binding cassette domain-containing protein, which produces MTRFDKNSSDGGIAVTVRGMVKHYGETKALDGVDLDVREGTVMGVLGPNGAGKTTLVRILSTLLQPTAGQATVAGYDVLRQPRQLRRVIGLTGQYASVDEKLPGWENLYMIGRLLDLPRKQARTRADELLERFSLTDAAKRPASTYSGGMRRRLDLAASMIGRPEVLFLDEPTTGLDPRTRNEVWDEVKTMVGEGVTVLLTTQYMEEAEQLASELTVVDHGKVIAGGAIDELKAKVGGRTLRVKPADPLHLRPLAEALDELGITGLATTTVDSEGGSVLVPVLSDEQLTAVVSVVMARGITISSITTELPSLDEVFLSLTGHRASAPQDAVPTETREEVAV; this is translated from the coding sequence ATGACGCGATTCGACAAGAACTCCAGTGACGGCGGTATCGCCGTGACCGTACGGGGGATGGTCAAGCACTACGGCGAGACCAAGGCGCTGGACGGCGTCGACCTGGACGTGCGCGAGGGCACCGTGATGGGTGTGCTCGGGCCGAACGGGGCCGGTAAGACCACCCTCGTACGGATTCTGTCCACTCTCCTGCAGCCGACCGCCGGGCAGGCGACCGTCGCCGGATACGACGTGCTGCGGCAGCCGCGGCAGCTGCGCCGGGTGATAGGACTCACCGGGCAGTACGCCTCGGTCGACGAGAAGCTGCCCGGTTGGGAGAACCTCTACATGATCGGGCGGCTGCTCGACCTGCCCCGCAAGCAGGCCCGCACGCGGGCCGACGAACTGCTGGAGCGGTTCTCGCTGACGGACGCCGCCAAGCGGCCCGCCAGCACCTACTCCGGCGGTATGCGGCGACGGCTCGACCTCGCCGCCTCCATGATCGGGCGGCCCGAGGTGCTGTTCCTCGACGAGCCGACCACCGGACTCGACCCCCGTACCCGCAACGAGGTGTGGGACGAGGTCAAGACGATGGTCGGCGAGGGCGTGACCGTTCTGCTGACCACGCAGTACATGGAGGAGGCCGAGCAGCTCGCCTCCGAGCTGACGGTCGTCGACCACGGCAAGGTCATCGCGGGCGGTGCCATCGACGAGCTGAAGGCCAAGGTCGGCGGACGGACGCTGCGGGTGAAGCCCGCCGATCCGCTGCACCTGCGCCCCCTCGCCGAAGCACTCGACGAGCTCGGCATCACCGGGCTCGCCACCACCACCGTCGACAGCGAGGGCGGCAGCGTGCTCGTCCCGGTCCTCAGCGACGAGCAGCTGACCGCCGTGGTCAGCGTGGTCATGGCGCGCGGCATCACCATCAGCTCCATCACCACCGAACTGCCCAGCCTGGACGAGGTGTTCCTGTCCCTCACCGGCCACCGCGCCAGTGCCCCGCAGGACGCCGTGCCCACCGAGACCCGCGAGGAGGTCGCCGTATGA
- a CDS encoding TetR/AcrR family transcriptional regulator, whose product MSLADSQAAPEGPARGRPRSEAVERAIVEGVMKLLEEGVPLAELSIERIARTAGVGKATIYRRWNGKEELFVDVVRGAEPPDPQLPGTSMRDDLVAMLEQLRRRALLTRSSLLLHSVFAQMKSSPKIWAAYHASVVEPRRRRQVEVLRRGQANGEIRADVDVELLNDIVVGPMLLRTVMQPNADLPEGLSERLVDTLLEGLRPVSSPTP is encoded by the coding sequence GTGAGCCTCGCCGACAGCCAAGCCGCTCCCGAGGGACCCGCCAGGGGCCGCCCTCGCAGTGAGGCCGTCGAGCGTGCCATCGTCGAGGGCGTGATGAAGCTGCTGGAGGAGGGCGTGCCGCTGGCGGAGCTCTCCATCGAGCGCATCGCCCGTACCGCGGGAGTCGGCAAGGCCACCATCTACCGCCGCTGGAACGGCAAGGAGGAGCTCTTCGTCGACGTCGTACGAGGTGCCGAGCCGCCGGATCCGCAGCTGCCCGGCACCTCGATGCGCGACGACCTGGTGGCGATGCTGGAACAGCTGCGCAGGCGCGCCCTGCTGACCCGCTCCTCGCTGCTGCTGCACAGCGTCTTCGCGCAGATGAAGAGCAGCCCGAAGATCTGGGCGGCCTACCACGCCTCGGTCGTCGAACCGCGCCGCAGACGCCAGGTCGAGGTCCTGCGGCGCGGGCAGGCGAACGGCGAGATCCGGGCGGACGTCGACGTCGAGTTGCTGAACGACATCGTCGTCGGCCCGATGCTGCTGCGCACCGTCATGCAGCCCAACGCCGATCTGCCGGAGGGTCTTTCGGAGCGGCTGGTCGACACACTCCTCGAAGGACTACGGCCCGTCAGTTCCCCGACGCCGTAA